From Nocardia sp. NBC_00416:
GCCGCTGGACTGCAAGCCCGGCACCTGCTATTCCTACGGAAGCCTGGGTTACGTCGTTCTCGGGCGCATCGTCGAAATGCTTACCGGAATGACCTGGGACCAGGCTCTCGACGAGATGGTCTTTCAGCCGCTCGGGCTCGGGCACTCCATGACTCTGCCGGAACAAGCCCTGCGCTTCCGAGTCGCCATGGGCCATACCGCCGGTAGTGATCCCGAACCGGCGCCGGTGTGGGATGTGATGCCCCGCTCGGCAGGGCCCTACGGCCGCGTCATCACCTCTGCGGGAGATGTAGCCAGGCTGGCGACCATGCTGCTGGACGGTGGTGTCGGACCCGATGGTGTCCGCCTGTTGTCGGAGGAAGCGGTGGCCGCCATGCAACGGCCGCAGGTCGCAAGCCCGGACAAATGGACGATGTCTGCCGACAGCTGGGGTCTGGGGCCGGCTCTTTACGATTGGGACGGCGTTACCGGTTTCGGTCACGACGGCAGTGCCGTCACCCAGCACTCCTACTTGCGGGTCGTCCCGAGCGCCGGTGTGGTGGTTGTACTGTTGTGCAACGGTGGTGAATTCGGCAAGCTGTACGCCGATCTGGTGGGCGAACTCCTGGCCGAGACCGCCGGGGTGCGGATGCCGCCGCCGTTTGCGCCTCCCGCGAGCCCGCCTGCGGTGGATATGGCGGCTCTGGTGGGTACGTACCGCCGTGGTGGCGTCGAGATCACCGTCAGCGAACGGGACGGCCATGCGCGAATCCGTTACGAGTTCATCGATGGGATGAAGCATTTCTCGCCACCCATCGAAACAGATCTGACCGCAGTGTCTCCGTCGGTTTTCGCTGCTACGGGCGGCCCCTCCGGCGAGGATTACACACCTGTCGTCTTCGGGTCGCTGGCCGACGGCACCCCGTGTGTCTATGTCAGCATGCGCGCTACTCCCAGGGTCGGCTGATCGCCGATGAGGATCGACAAGATAGCCATGATCCACGACCGTACCGCCACGCTCACCCCGCGCCTGGACCCGCGACAGGCTGTCTATCAGCCGAGGGCCCTGCCGGTCGCCGTGGCCGGCCAGTTGTTCGTCACCGCCCCCATCGCGGTAGCCGCGGCGATCCAGTACTTCATGGTGATCAATGAGCCGCTCGGCTCGCCCGCGACGTGAGCGCGCCGGCCATGCGACTCGGGACGGCTCGAGCTATTTGGCGTAATTGGCACCGCCCGCTGGTACTGAGTTCGATCATGCTGGCGGGGCTCATGATCTTGTCGGGGATCGGCATGATCGTCGACGACCGCGTACTGCTCGGTGAATCGATCTGGACGAAGCCGCTGAAATTCAGTGTCGCTTTCGGTCTCTACACCGTGACCCTGGCATGGTTGCTGACGAATCTGGTCAAGGCTGCGCGAGTGGGCTGGTGGATGGGCTCGGTGTTCGCGCTCTTCGCGGCAATCGAGGTCGGGCTCATCGCGATCATCGCCGGACGTGGCTCTTTCAGTCATTTCAATATCGGTGATCCCGATCCGCTGAACCGGGTGCTCGTCACGTTGTTTCAGAACGGTGTACCGGCGATCTTCTTCTCGAATCTGGCTATCGCGATCGTCGTGCTGATACAGCGCACTTGCGATAAGGCGCTGTCGAGGGCGATGCGCACGGGAATCGTGATATCCACGATCGGCACTACGATTCCCCTGTGGTTGGGCATCGGTGTCGATGCCCCCGAGCGCACAGCCCGTAATGCCGCGGGCGCGGAAGTCCGGTTACTCGGGGGACACGGGATCGGAGACCCCGACGGCACCGGAATGCCGTTCACGAACTGGAGCACCACTGGAGGTGATCTCCGAGTTCCCCATTTCATCGGCATGCACGGCATCCACGCGCTGCTGCTGATAGCCGCTCTCCTCGTTGCGCTCGCTGTTCGTTTTCGGTGGATGCACACGAGTACGCGTGCGCAGCTGGTGACAATCGCAGCATTCGGCTATTCCGGACTGCTGGTCGCCACTGCCTGGCAGGCCCGTCGGGGACAGTCTCTGGTCGACCCCGACGCCGTGACTCTCGGTATGTTCGCCGTGCCGGCGCTGATCACCGTCGCCGCTGCCGTACTGGTGATTCGTGCCGCGAAACGTCGATCTGTCGCACTGGACGAACTCCCCGACCGACCCTAGTGCGGCTGTCACCACCTCTGGGTGCGCGACTTGTGCCGTGCGCCGTCGGCGCCTTGACTTCTTGAAAGGTCACGGCCTGCCCCGGAATGCTGTTGTCCGCGATTGTGTCGGTTCCAGTGTCGGCAGCCTGAGTGCCGCGCGTCTGTCCGCGCATCTCGGATTCCGGGCCGCGGTCATGATCGGTGCACTGGGCATCGCCTCACCTGCTCCTGGTCAACGCGCACGACCCGACCCTGCTACGCCGCGCGCAGACACCAGCCGGACCCACCACCGCACGCTGAGCATCCGGATTCGGCACGGGGGACCCTCTAGCGTTTGCGGCCCCGTGCCGGCTTCTTCTTGGCGGCGATCGGTTTCCGCGCGGGGCGCGGTCGCTTCTCTGCGGGGTGCGGCTTTCGCGGTTCCGGTTCGGCGCCCTTTCCGGCGGGGGATCGGGAGCTGTTCTCCGAGCGGCCGCGCACTACGCCGATGAACTCCTCAGCCGAGGCGGTGGTCTGGGTCGGCGGCCAGGCCAGGGCGACTTCGGTGTCGTCGGTGTCGGTCACCGTGCGGTAGACGAGGTCGCGCCGGTGGTGCAGGCGGGCGATCGAATGAGGCACGATGGCGACGCCGACTCCGGCGGCGACGAGTTCGATGGCGGCTTCCACGGTGTCGATATCGGCGGTGTCCTGAAGGCGCTCGTCCGCGAGATCGGCCAAGCTGACCTCGTTGAACAGTGAGATCTCGTGGTCCTTGGGTACCACCACGACGGGCAGCTCACGGTAGAGCGGGATCGCGTTCATGCCGTCGCGGTCGATCGGCAGGCGGACGAAACACATGTCGACCCGGCCCTCGCGCAGCGCCGACTCCTGGTCGGCTTGGGCGACGGCGACCAGCTCGAGCGGGATATCCGGGAACCGCTGGCCCCAGATCCGCTCCCACTTGGTGACGGTGACGCCGGGCACGAACCCGACCCGCAGCGCGGCGGGGGCAGCGCCCGCCGCGGTGCCTGCCTCGTTCTCGGTCCGCGCAATGATGTCGCGTGCCTCCCGCAGCAACTCCTGTCCCGCGTCGGTCAGCTGGGTCGGCTGCGCTCCCGGCACGAACAGCTTCGTGCCGAGCTCGGTCTCCAGGTCGATGACCGTGTGGCTGAGCTTCTGGCGGGAGATGTGCAATGCCTTCGCGGCGCGTGCGAAGTGCAGCTCCTCCGCGACTGCGGCAAACCAGCGCAGGCGCTGCACATCGATCGAGGGGAACCGGCTCATACGAGCAAGCGTATGGCACCGCGGAGTCCGGACCGGCCCGGCGGCCCGTTACGCTGTTCCAGTGAGCCCGGACAAGAAACCGCAGATGATGAAGCCGCTGACGGCGGCGAACAAGCTCGGCATCTATCTGCCGGCGGCTCCCGAAGAGTTCCGGAACAACCCGATTTCCCGAACCGAGCTGGACGAGCTCCGCACGAACCCGCCGCAGTGGCTCACCGAGCTGCACCGCACCGGACCGTTCCCGCGCGACGTCGTGGCCCGCAAGCTCGGCGTCTCCAACAGTGGCCTGGCCCGAGCCGGAGTGTCCGACGCGCTCACCGTCGACGAGGTCGCCGCTTTCCTCGCGGATACGCCGGAGTGGCTCATCCGCGAACGCGAAAACTATGCCGCCGTGCGCGCCGAGGACGAACGGGTCCAGGCCAAGGAGGCCGAACGCCGGGCGGCGACCAACCGGGCGGCGAAGGGCCGTTGACTGTACTGAGTCGACCGGACTCGGGGCAGTCCCCCGATGCCGAAGTTCGCAATGCCGGTGCGAAACGGGCCGGGTAGTTCGCCGCCGGCGGCATCAACGCCCCTCGGGAAACGCGACGACCTGAACCGCGAAGGCCTCGTGCGGCTCGACGAGTGAACACCCAGCCCGGCCACCACCGATCGTGACCGGCAGAAGCCGCTCGATCAGCGGTATGTTCCCGTCTGATCAACGGCGGAAATCAGCTCGGCCAGTTGATATTCGGGCTGGTCGAGTCGCTGTCGTTGCTCGATCGGGAGCTTTGCGGCGAGCAGTGTCGTTCACTGGAGTTCCTCGACCAGGCCGATGATGATGCCGTCGGGTCCGCGGACGTAGCAGTACCGGTAGATGTCTTCGTACCGGGCTACCGTGCCCACGAGTTCGGCGCCGTGGGCGCGCAGGCGGTCGAGGACGTCGTCGACGTCGTCGACGACGAACGTCAGGCGAAGGATGCCCGGGGTATTCACCGGCGCCTTCGGCGCAGTGTTGGTGGTCGTCGGCGAGTGGAAGGTCGAGAGCTCGACCCGGACATGGCCGTCCGGAGTCCGTACGACGGCGATATCCGCGCGGACGCCGTCCAGTCCGAGGAGGTCGTCGGCCCATTGGCCACCGACTGTTGCTTCGCCCTCCAGTTCCAGGCCCAGTTCGACGAAGAACGCGACAGCGGCCGCGAGGTCCTCGACCACAATGCCTGCGTGATCCATCCGGTGGATCGTCATGATGTGCTCCTTGGGTTCGGTACGGCCCATTCTGGCCGGGGTCGATCGGTACAGGCACGCTGACACTCGACGTGTTGCCGGGGTCGTTTCGTAGCTGCCGTTCACATCCCTGGGACGGAGCCGCCCGAACGTTCTCGACAGTCACGGCGCGGGAATTTCTGGACTTTCGGAACCGGACAGTCAGCAGCCGCGGGACCCGTGCGTTCCAGGGGCTGTCGCCGCCCTGTCGGTCATCGTCGGGTCTGCGTTCCCTGATCTAGGGAGGAGGCGGTCGCCGACGTCATGGGTGGATTGTTCCGCGGCGGTGATCGCTACCCGAAGTGGGGGAGTAGGTTGATCGCTCCTGAGGCACTTCCGCTCGCCATGTCGGCGCGCGAGGGAAGCGGTCCGAAACTCCCGCTGCTATTTTGGCGGAAATGTGACATACAAAAACGTGATCAAGGGATTACGATTTCGGCCACCGCGGTGAAACCGTTCGTACCGGCGGCGGGACGGCGTACCTCTCCGTCGTCGCGGTTCCCGGGATCACGAAATCTCTTGCAGAAAAGTGAAATTGGAATCGCACTGTTCCGCACCGGCCCCGGCCTGCGCTTCTGGCGGGAGTCTTTTCCACCAGCCGCCCGGCGGTGCGGTCCACAGTGGTCGATCGCACTCCTCTCTCGCTTGCGGCCGGTCCGTTACACCAATACTGTTCCGGCACAGAAGATGTCCCAAATCGGACAACATCTCGGAAATATCGCTGTTGCTTTCATTGGAGTCCCCGGCATTGACCAAGTCCCTCCCGTCGTCCGAAACCGATACCGCCGGATGCCCGTACTCCGCGCCCGGCCGGACCGGCGCTCCCCTTCGTGATGCTCTGTACACCGAGGAATATGCCGCCGATCCGCATCGTGTCTTCGCTCAGATGCGTCGTCGGCACCCAGCTCTCGCGCCGGTGGAGCTGGCCCCTGGGATTCCGGCCACCTTGGTGATCGGGTATCACACCGCGATTCGGATCTTCAATGACCCCGAACACTTTCCGGCCGATGCGCGTTCGTGGGAGAAGACCGTTCCGGCCGACCACCCGCTCATGCCGATGATGGGATGGCGACCCAATGTGATGCGCAGTACCGGACGGGAACATGCCCGGTACCGGCAGGCGATCACGGCTGCCCTCGACGGGGTCGATCTGTTCTCCATGCACCAGACTGTGGAAACGGTTGCCGCCCCACTGATCAACGACTTCTGCCTGGACGGTGAAGCCGAAATCATCGGCCAGTACGCCTTCCCGCTGACCTTCCAGGTGCTCAACGCCATGCTGGGTTGCCCCCCGGATCTCGGGCAGCACATCGCTGCCGGCATGGCCGCCATGTTCGAAGGCGGCGCGGCAGCCACCGACGCGGACGCCAGGATCAACGAAGCACTCTTGGAGCTGGTCGCGCTCAAACGAGCCGAACCCGGCCGCGACATCACCTCTCGTCTGCTGGCCCATCCGGCGCAGCTCCAGGACTCGGAGATGGTGCACCAGTTGGCCGTGCTCTACGGGGCGGGGATCGAGCCGCTGACGAATCTGACGGTGAACACCCTGCTGCTCATGATCACCGACCCCCGGTTCACCGGCACATCGTCACCCGGTGCGGCGCCGACGACGCGGGATGCGCTCAACGAGCTGCTGTACACCGATCCGCCGATGGCGAACTACTGCCTGAGCTACCCGAGGCAGCCGATCATGCTCGACGGCGTCTGGTTGCCCGCCGACCAGCCGGTGATCATTGGCATGTCGGCCTGCAACAACGATCCGGCGATCCACTCGGGTCAGTACACCGACAACAACGCGCATCTGGCCTGGGGTGCCGGCCCGCATGCCTGCCCCGCCAAGTCGATTGCCTATATGGTCGCCCAGAATGCGATCGATCAGTTGCTCGACGCGCTCCCCGAAATGCGGCTTGCCTGTCCGATCGAGCAACTGCATTGGCGGCCAGGGCCTTTCCATCGCGCACTCTCGGCGATGCCGGTGATGTTCCCGCCCTCTCCGCCACTCGGTCTCTGATGTCGATGTCGCGGTGAGGTAGCCAGATGCGGCTGCAGCGTGGGTGATTCGGGATATCGCGAGCACGCTGAGCCGCCGCGCCCACCGTAGGGCTGTGTAGATTATCCGCATCGAATGACGTTGTGCCGGAACAAATCCGGCAAGGTCCGGATCGATCGGAAAATGCGTCCGGTCTGACGCAGGAAGATCGCGCCGTGGGCGGGTCTATCCTAGAATTGTTCGTAGCGCTAACGAGGCCATTACCATACGACCGCTCCGTATCCGCATTCTCACCACTCACCCGCCGATCCGCTGATTCGGCAACGCATCGGTAGACATGTCCGGTTCTCGGCATGCTCGATTCGCCGGTGACATCTAGCAGCGCGCAACTCTGTCGCATCGCACCGAGGAGGATGTCATGGCTCAACCTGTTTTTCTGGACGTCAGGCCAAGCAAGGAACGCATTTTAACCCGAGCAATAGAACTCGCGCAAGAGGATCCGGCGCTGGCCGCACGTTTGATGCGGGTGAACGAAGTAGCCCGGGGCATTCGAACGGTGGAGGTCTGGGTTACCGACGCGTGTAATCTGCGGTGCAAGGGGTGCTGGTTCTTCGAGCACGATATGGACAAGCAGAGCGTCGAGATTCGTGATCTGGACACGATCCGGGCGTTCGCCGAAGACCTGCGCGATACCAAGAAGATCACCAGCACACTGCTGATCGGCGGTGAACCAGCGCTGGTCCTGGATCGAGTCCGCGTGTTCGCGGAGACGATTCGCAATGTCACGGTGGTGACCAACGGGACGCGGCCCATTCCCTATGACGGGCTGGAAGATCTCGCCATTGCGGTGTCGTTGTGGGGAGGCGGACCGGTCGACGACGAGTTGCGTGGTCACGGACCCAACGGCCGGCGGATCGGCGGTCTGTTCGATAAGGCGCTGCGCACCTATGCCGACGACCCGCGGGCCACCTGGGTCTACACGCTCAGCGAGGCCGGAATGCCGTACCTCGAACGAACCGTCGAGGCCATCGCCGGCAACGGCAACCAGATCAACTTCGGCTACTACAGCGACAACGGCACCGATCCCACTGCGCGACTTCGCAACGAAGAACGGGCAATCGCGGAGATGAGCCGTATGCGCGAGAACTATCCCGATACCGTCATCGGGCACCCCTATTACTTCCGCACGCTGGTCACCGGCC
This genomic window contains:
- a CDS encoding serine hydrolase domain-containing protein, which encodes MSFPTEFWKRRLDELRAEYHVPGASLAVLADGTLHELASGVLNTATGVEVTPDSVFLSGSTAKIYTAVLIMQLVDAGKLGLDAPVVDVLPEFATPDPEATRRITVRHLLSHTGGVTNDFNYDSGRGDDCLARYVEAARSVPLDCKPGTCYSYGSLGYVVLGRIVEMLTGMTWDQALDEMVFQPLGLGHSMTLPEQALRFRVAMGHTAGSDPEPAPVWDVMPRSAGPYGRVITSAGDVARLATMLLDGGVGPDGVRLLSEEAVAAMQRPQVASPDKWTMSADSWGLGPALYDWDGVTGFGHDGSAVTQHSYLRVVPSAGVVVVLLCNGGEFGKLYADLVGELLAETAGVRMPPPFAPPASPPAVDMAALVGTYRRGGVEITVSERDGHARIRYEFIDGMKHFSPPIETDLTAVSPSVFAATGGPSGEDYTPVVFGSLADGTPCVYVSMRATPRVG
- a CDS encoding cytochrome P450, which produces MTKSLPSSETDTAGCPYSAPGRTGAPLRDALYTEEYAADPHRVFAQMRRRHPALAPVELAPGIPATLVIGYHTAIRIFNDPEHFPADARSWEKTVPADHPLMPMMGWRPNVMRSTGREHARYRQAITAALDGVDLFSMHQTVETVAAPLINDFCLDGEAEIIGQYAFPLTFQVLNAMLGCPPDLGQHIAAGMAAMFEGGAAATDADARINEALLELVALKRAEPGRDITSRLLAHPAQLQDSEMVHQLAVLYGAGIEPLTNLTVNTLLLMITDPRFTGTSSPGAAPTTRDALNELLYTDPPMANYCLSYPRQPIMLDGVWLPADQPVIIGMSACNNDPAIHSGQYTDNNAHLAWGAGPHACPAKSIAYMVAQNAIDQLLDALPEMRLACPIEQLHWRPGPFHRALSAMPVMFPPSPPLGL
- a CDS encoding radical SAM protein; protein product: MAQPVFLDVRPSKERILTRAIELAQEDPALAARLMRVNEVARGIRTVEVWVTDACNLRCKGCWFFEHDMDKQSVEIRDLDTIRAFAEDLRDTKKITSTLLIGGEPALVLDRVRVFAETIRNVTVVTNGTRPIPYDGLEDLAIAVSLWGGGPVDDELRGHGPNGRRIGGLFDKALRTYADDPRATWVYTLSEAGMPYLERTVEAIAGNGNQINFGYYSDNGTDPTARLRNEERAIAEMSRMRENYPDTVIGHPYYFRTLVTGRTHWGTFGAETCPSISNDHPAHAQRLTEGHPIVGRFNAYRTDHSVQYCATTGDCDNCRDSQAVWSWLLVNLHRFLGDRDQLDTWVTLAENFYRQYYWSSYHPARQAPAESAVGA
- a CDS encoding VOC family protein, translated to MTIHRMDHAGIVVEDLAAAVAFFVELGLELEGEATVGGQWADDLLGLDGVRADIAVVRTPDGHVRVELSTFHSPTTTNTAPKAPVNTPGILRLTFVVDDVDDVLDRLRAHGAELVGTVARYEDIYRYCYVRGPDGIIIGLVEELQ
- a CDS encoding LysR family transcriptional regulator, with translation MSRFPSIDVQRLRWFAAVAEELHFARAAKALHISRQKLSHTVIDLETELGTKLFVPGAQPTQLTDAGQELLREARDIIARTENEAGTAAGAAPAALRVGFVPGVTVTKWERIWGQRFPDIPLELVAVAQADQESALREGRVDMCFVRLPIDRDGMNAIPLYRELPVVVVPKDHEISLFNEVSLADLADERLQDTADIDTVEAAIELVAAGVGVAIVPHSIARLHHRRDLVYRTVTDTDDTEVALAWPPTQTTASAEEFIGVVRGRSENSSRSPAGKGAEPEPRKPHPAEKRPRPARKPIAAKKKPARGRKR
- a CDS encoding DUF5997 family protein, whose product is MSPDKKPQMMKPLTAANKLGIYLPAAPEEFRNNPISRTELDELRTNPPQWLTELHRTGPFPRDVVARKLGVSNSGLARAGVSDALTVDEVAAFLADTPEWLIRERENYAAVRAEDERVQAKEAERRAATNRAAKGR